In Trichoplusia ni isolate ovarian cell line Hi5 chromosome 17, tn1, whole genome shotgun sequence, the DNA window aaacaaacaaactcttcagctttatatattagtatagataattccgATTCATTGTTCCCGTGGGGTCATTATCGATTTTTACCACTGATACTTATGTacataataacttttatttaataggtCGACCAGGAACCAGTTTACGAAGAACCAGCCAAGCcaacaattaaaaagttatacaGACCACAAGATCCCGTCGTCAGTAAGTATTTGTCTCTGTCTATTAAATTGTAAAGCCGGATCACCAAGACTACGCTGTCAGTTTGTCAGCAGGCTATATCTCGTGACCAGtgaaattaaaaagtcaaagaaaagataataaaattaatctttgaGGTGGTTGTAATACATTTTCCCGTTCTTAAAAGCACTTAGCCGACTTTTAATtagcttaaaataaagatatgtataaccaaatatatttttattataaatataccatTTACCCCACAGGCACAGTATTCCCCGAATCCCCCCCACCGCTGTCCCGCTCCGCCAGCGGGGACAGTACATCATCAGACATCTTCGCGGACCTCCACCGCCCGGCGTACTCCAAGCCCCAGGACAACGACCTGTTCCACTTCCGCGATGATGAACCTGATGATGAAGGGGATATCTTCAGCGATTTTGCCAAGGTATGATATTATCtacttcttctaatatataaaattcccgtgtcacgatgttagttaccgtactcctccgaaacggctttaccgatttttaccaaattttatatgcggtctgagaatcgactaacatctatttttcatacccctaagtgataagggttgctcacaatatttttttttgttataatgtgGCATACACTTAGTTTTTGTCTTCACTAGAATTtatctagaaatattttttaaggcaAAACAGCCTTCGACGGATCAGCTAGTATATATTTAGGTAGTTTCTAgccagttcttctccataagaatgacactttggaaccgcacAACTAGAAtcaatattgtaacgttttaaaagagcCTTTAAAACGGCCTAAGGTTAAGCTGTTTTCGACGCGGTTGGTAAAAAGTATGTCTGTACGTCTTCCCGGTAACACGGGAGTAAAGCATCTCACTGTTGGGCACATCCCAAaccatatttacaaaaaataaataaaatcttgtttgtcgttctggttggatttttgcaactcaattttgtagcacttcccgataagctagctgaaattttcatggtagcttcaaacccgttgacaatgcaatttacaaccatAAAAACAGCTGAgccaattttaatcaaaattttatggagtgacatttaaaaacgtgggtgtttcgattttttaaatctattaatttttattcttttcagcCATCATCGGATCAAGTGAAGCCCACGTCTTTGTTCGACGCTGGGCCCACGCCCAACATGTTTAAGAGTGAGCGACAACCTGAAGCTGCCAACCAGAACACTGAGACACAAGCAGAGAAAGGTGTCAaggtatgtataataatatcctacaactctcacacaacgccatctagtctcaaactaagcaaagcttgtattatgagtactagacaactgataaacttacttatatatttctaaatacatacatattatagataaattacacccagacacagaacaaaactATTTGTTCTGAAACtctgaaataaaacattgatgACTTAATTAAGAAAGTTGTAAGTGATTGATTTCAAGCTCAtgatacaaacatttgtccaaagtgggaatcgaacccacgaccttctcACTCAAAGAGTATATCGTGACCTTTCCGTGACCGAGTCTAAATTTTgctaaaactaattttattaatatttcttctcCTACAGAAGCCAGTTGGTGGCATCTCTCTGTTCGGCAAAAACGATACGGAATCCATTGGAGCCGCCATTTTGAAACGTAATCAACGTAAACCCTCCACTTCCGGTGAGGAAAGCGGAAGTGACTTCAAAACTGAAGGGACACAGCctagtgaaaaaaataaaaccgaaaaAGATATATTTGATGATCTTTTCGCTAGATCTGAACCTAAAAAGATAGcgaaagataaaattaatattgttaaagatGTACAGAAAGAGATTGttaagaaaaatgaaatgaaaaaagttaaaaatgataatgttgGAAAGGAAAAGATAGATTTGTTTAATGATAATCTTTTTGATGATATAGATGATATATTTACTACGAATGTCGTTAAAATGCCCACGaataacacaaaaagtatttttgatgatgatgatgacttattTGCCGAAATTGCTGCGCCGAAAGTGATTAAAAATGAAGCGTCTAGCAGCAATAAGAAGAGAGAAGCCCTATTTGATAGCGAAGATGAATTATTTTCTGAGAATGTTAgcaaaaatgttgaaaaacctgttaaaactgaaaaatctattgtaaaagaaaattcgAAACTTAGAGAACCGAATAATAGTCTTTTTGATGAAAACgatgatttatttaatgatgtaaaaTCAACGAATCAATTAAGAGATactaaaataatgacaatacaTGATACTAAAGTTGTAAATACagaatatgaaattaaaaaggaTAAAGCGACAACTTTCAAAAGCACATCACTATTcggtgatgatgatgaagatgatgatcaTATCTTCAGTGAAACTAAAGTCAAAAGTACTGTTAAAATCcatgatgatgaaaataaaaaatctaatagtgatgaagttaaaaacaaaattgataacaaaattaataataatacaataaatgaaTCAGTAACTAAAAATCCAAATTTAGTAGaaaatttagttaataatacaAATCTACCAAAAACTACCGAAGAAAGTCCGTTTAAAATATCTGGtctcttaaataaaatgatggaAGCCAGTTCTTCAGATGATGACTTGAGTGATGAAAATTTCGGTGATCAATCCGAATCACCGAAAGATGATAAAATTCAGAATATCAACCAGCAAAGTATATTTGATAACGATCTAGACATAGACATGTTTAAAGAAAGAAACAACGTTGAAAAAGGTAAAGATATGTCTGAAAATCTAAAAGGAGAAAAGATAGTTAAAGATCCTTATAAAAATGCGATTGAAAGTGCAGCTAAAGATAATGTAAAAGATGCAacaaaagacaatttaaaagatataaaaactaCTACACCAAAAGACATTTTGAAAGATACAAAAGCGACTACAGCTAAAgatgatattataaatgctacAGAAAATCTAGGTAAAGATAATATAAGAGATATGAAAGCAAATACAGCAACggaagctttaaaaaatattacagaaaaagaTCTTTTAAAAGATACAACATCGAGTGTAGAAGATATAAAAGGAACTACAGAAAAAGATAATTTGAAAGGCGAAAAAGAAATCAACGATACAAAGGAAAATCTTGatgattttacttttaatgatattttgaatattgcccaaaaagatataaaagatTCAGAACCCATAGAAGATGGTATTTTCAAAAAGCCAAAAACCCAAACtggaaataatgaaattataccAACAAGTGTTACAGCAAATATATTTTCGGAAATCTTAAGCGAACCACCGATTTTTGAAAAACCGAAGGAACccaaaaaaagcaaaaacgtCAACGCACTATTCGATGATGACTCTGATGATGAAAGCCTTTTCTTCAAGAAAGATGATGTGATATCTGATGAGAAGCCGCCCGACTTCAAACCGGCACAGGATCGACTTTTTGGCATCTTCACTGATGAACCACCGGATGATGACTTTAAAGCCGGTCATTTAGATGATGATATATTCAGTACGCTACCTAAACCGAAAATACCGCAACAAAATCTACCAAATTCTACCACGGTTAAAAATGTCGAAACTACCATACcgaataataatttcaatatcgGTGATGTATTATTGAATCTACCAGAAACTACCATTGAACCGCCAAAGCTACCAATTTCTACCAGTGAAGtaccagaaaataaaatacctattcatGAAAAACTAGACTCGACAATAGAAAATCTAGGCACAGTCTTACTAGATACAGATGAAAAAATAGATTCCGTTTCAGAAGCTAATCTTTTTGAAtccaaaaaagataaaataccttttcaaaAAGGAAATCCAGTTGAAGACATGATTAAAGatacagatgatatatttcaagacaaatctaaaattatagTCAAAAAAGAACTAAAGCCGGAAGATCTGAAATCTGAAGAGAAAGATCTGACTGAAAAATCTGAACCTAAAAAAGTAGGCAAACTGAAAGTAGGTCTAAATATTAATGTGAATGCATTACTGCCTGGAGCTTCACCTAAAAAGACTAAAATCAACGATCAAACTGATGGCCAGGCCCAAAGTCAGACCCAAAATCTAGACAAGAAGGTAGAAAAACAAGATCTAGATTTGCCTAGATCTGTCAGCTTTGATGGAAATCCAGATTCCGAAGTGTTAGATAATAAACTGTCTAAAGAAAGACCTAGAATCCAGGTCAAACGGCGACCATCGACAAGAAGAGCTAGGAAAGAAGCTGTCAGAAAATCTGGAATAGACTTTGGAGATGATTCCACTGACAACTCAAGTTCCATAGATGATGCACCCAAACATACTAAAAATCAGCCCGAAATTCCAAAAAGTGAAAATCTTGATCAAATTGATGGGAAAAATTCCGAATCTAGCAATCAAATTGAAGATTTAGATAACAAGCCTATCCAGACTGAAACACAGGCTGAAATACAGGTTGAAACGCCTAAACAGGATGAAATAAAACCAACTTATTCTAGAGATATCAAATCCAAAGTTGTTTACATCTTAAACGACGAAGACATATTTGATAGTCCAGTTGAAAAATCAGACCCAAATCCAGACAAATCTGAAAATATAAACTCAAACGTAGATCTAAATCCAGGCGTAAGCACTCTAGGACAAGTTTACGATAAAACTGATAAAACAGAACCGAAATCATCACTTTTTGAcgacgacgatgatgatgatgaaatgtttAAAGGAAAAACGGTGAAGAAACAAACTATCTTTGATTCCGATAGTGATGAAGAATTATTTGGAAGTAAAAAGGAAAAGGTAAAAgtaaaagaagttaaaaaagatataaaagtcAAAGGAAATCTGTTTggtgatgaagatgatgatgatgatgacttgtTTGGTGTTAAGACGAAGAAAGTTGTTGGTgagttatttttacaaacttttaaagTCCAAAATATTTCTCGTCAAAGCTTAAAAGaactatttacaatttaattcttttttcgCAAGcaatttcttaaatattcaattcacaGGCAAAAAGACagccaaaataaatgaaaattgatttaaatttgagTTAAGGTGAGATTTAATAGGGATGGGAAGGTTTACTTTTTAGtcgatttttaaatcgatttcatTGATTACAAATTTTTCGCTGCACGAATAACTTCAATTAATGTCGTACTTACATGAATGTTATAATTCCAGCGAAGCATAGGGATGCGATATCCTATTAAAGAATCGAGCCTATTCACAAAAGAAtcttataattttcattaattacaccacgatgttttatttttctcacaGAAATTAAACCCCAATCGTCGCGGTCGACAGTGAAAGAGACCCCTAAATCAAGTGCCCCCGTATTCGAGGACCCACTATCCATGTTTGGGGACGACGACTAGTACCATACTGGCACTAGGTGGCACTTTATGGCACTGGATGTAAGTGGCTAGTGAGAAAGGAACGATCAGGTCAAATTTTATCAGGTTACCGAGACAGGCAAACATGTTTGACCCAAACataaaatctttgtaaaaaaacGTCTGAGGTTTATTCGAAGCTACTCCGAGCTGTCAAACCAGTGCAAACAAGGTCGATTATTAAAATAGCGATAAGGTTGACATTAGTAgcttatattacatttttgctagCGAAAATCGACCTTATGAGACTATGACGTTCAAATGACTTTCAATCTTAGGTGGTAATCCACTTACTTGGGTGACCGTAAtcttcaacaaatatttataaacgcatctataaaactattttaagtcaAACCCAAAAGATACGTGTTTGTCGTCAAACCTGTTTGACTGTCTCGGGGCcctttagatatttataaaacgcTTTAGATTTAAAAAGCAGTTTAAATGATAGTTTTATTGGATTGTGGCTagctttgtatatttttgtgggCAATTATAACATGATCTTCAATTTGCTCAAAAGAtaagtgttatttaattatttctcacAAGATTATGAGGCGAATGCTAGACTTGCAACATGTGTTATGAAACATCGGCTTGCATGGCAGGCGTAGTCGATCGTCTAGGGGCCACTAACCAAGTGTTGCCATAACGTctggttaaaaataattggtttaaCAGGTTTACTATTTGTTTTTCAACTAAATACGCGTTATACacattgtttttacttaaaatagatgagtttaatactaaattagcaatttttttaaaagttacCAAAGCTTTAATCTCAACGCTATCAAACGCATTGATTGTGTAAAAACATGATTGTTGGATTACCAATTTAAAAGGTTTGGGTTCGAATCCAGCCTCAAAATCTTTACCAATTCATGTgtgtattacaaagtaattatcacttgctaaaaacgttgaaggaaaacatcgcgaGGCGCGACACagctgagaatgtttcaagggtgtgttgcgtcacgtcagaggactacgggcgggttacactctgacaccagggtgtacatcaaccatacgataagaaaaaGCAATTGCAAATCGTACATGTTTCTCAGTCTAAATATAGCCTCATGTACACAAGTCTAGCCACTTTCCTAATTTGTTATTTGCTACAGAAATATTAGCTTTAAATGTCTGTGAATTTTATAAGAGAGAAGTTATAGCTAAAATAGTGCGGCTGCTAGTCTGTTAGTCGATTTTCCTAATTAAACTTTAGGCGATTATTAAAGTACAGGCTTTTAGGTGTTTCGCGTCGGTGAAACgtaattttgtaataacttaatgttatttaagttaCTGAACAAAAGAATGACCTATTGTATTGTTATATTAGGCTTTTTGCACACGAGGCAATATAAGTCTGAAATACCTGACGACTTTTTGTCTTCCTGTGTCTACTAACTGCTTATATGCTTTGATGATAAGGTGGCCGGGTATCGAAGACTTGTGAAGCCTTGTGTAAAAAAGGTCTTAGTTTTCAGGCACATGTTTAAACAGCTCCATACATTTAGATTCTAGTTTTAGTTTCcataatattgtgttatttattcgacagacacacagacagtCTTAAATATAAGTCATGTTTGTGtggtttttaaattagtaaacatttttcaatactCATTCTTTTAAGGA includes these proteins:
- the LOC113502322 gene encoding WASH complex subunit 2 isoform X1, which produces MDDPGTEALRKLAPQWSLAGDEQLLTILQNTHQRLLSKCHDTNSQLEKMATALNDASVRLQNVNNQFMALSSSQFIESRVYDDDDVVTTDPAVKESPPPSVTDELSSLKRGVWALEGAHEALAILHDSDTDTDSADEMPARLVLKPRDMYADRPLPYIIGSQPWKNKWHAGLLLEDSDSDSSTSKVAPDSEQYSHSEREDSPSRVHVADTHTTISEASSELPSEPGSLPKPSPADVATEIARRLGGKEPAKVDQEPVYEEPAKPTIKKLYRPQDPVVSTVFPESPPPLSRSASGDSTSSDIFADLHRPAYSKPQDNDLFHFRDDEPDDEGDIFSDFAKPSSDQVKPTSLFDAGPTPNMFKSERQPEAANQNTETQAEKGVKKPVGGISLFGKNDTESIGAAILKRNQRKPSTSGEESGSDFKTEGTQPSEKNKTEKDIFDDLFARSEPKKIAKDKINIVKDVQKEIVKKNEMKKVKNDNVGKEKIDLFNDNLFDDIDDIFTTNVVKMPTNNTKSIFDDDDDLFAEIAAPKVIKNEASSSNKKREALFDSEDELFSENVSKNVEKPVKTEKSIVKENSKLREPNNSLFDENDDLFNDVKSTNQLRDTKIMTIHDTKVVNTEYEIKKDKATTFKSTSLFGDDDEDDDHIFSETKVKSTVKIHDDENKKSNSDEVKNKIDNKINNNTINESVTKNPNLVENLVNNTNLPKTTEESPFKISGLLNKMMEASSSDDDLSDENFGDQSESPKDDKIQNINQQSIFDNDLDIDMFKERNNVEKGKDMSENLKGEKIVKDPYKNAIESAAKDNVKDATKDNLKDIKTTTPKDILKDTKATTAKDDIINATENLGKDNIRDMKANTATEALKNITEKDLLKDTTSSVEDIKGTTEKDNLKGEKEINDTKENLDDFTFNDILNIAQKDIKDSEPIEDGIFKKPKTQTGNNEIIPTSVTANIFSEILSEPPIFEKPKEPKKSKNVNALFDDDSDDESLFFKKDDVISDEKPPDFKPAQDRLFGIFTDEPPDDDFKAGHLDDDIFSTLPKPKIPQQNLPNSTTVKNVETTIPNNNFNIGDVLLNLPETTIEPPKLPISTSEVPENKIPIHEKLDSTIENLGTVLLDTDEKIDSVSEANLFESKKDKIPFQKGNPVEDMIKDTDDIFQDKSKIIVKKELKPEDLKSEEKDLTEKSEPKKVGKLKVGLNINVNALLPGASPKKTKINDQTDGQAQSQTQNLDKKVEKQDLDLPRSVSFDGNPDSEVLDNKLSKERPRIQVKRRPSTRRARKEAVRKSGIDFGDDSTDNSSSIDDAPKHTKNQPEIPKSENLDQIDGKNSESSNQIEDLDNKPIQTETQAEIQVETPKQDEIKPTYSRDIKSKVVYILNDEDIFDSPVEKSDPNPDKSENINSNVDLNPGVSTLGQVYDKTDKTEPKSSLFDDDDDDDEMFKGKTVKKQTIFDSDSDEELFGSKKEKVKVKEVKKDIKVKGNLFGDEDDDDDDLFGVKTKKVVEIKPQSSRSTVKETPKSSAPVFEDPLSMFGDDD
- the LOC113502322 gene encoding WASH complex subunit 2C isoform X2; this translates as MLKLSERLVVLFLMRWTCVDTRLLSKCHDTNSQLEKMATALNDASVRLQNVNNQFMALSSSQFIESRVYDDDDVVTTDPAVKESPPPSVTDELSSLKRGVWALEGAHEALAILHDSDTDTDSADEMPARLVLKPRDMYADRPLPYIIGSQPWKNKWHAGLLLEDSDSDSSTSKVAPDSEQYSHSEREDSPSRVHVADTHTTISEASSELPSEPGSLPKPSPADVATEIARRLGGKEPAKVDQEPVYEEPAKPTIKKLYRPQDPVVSTVFPESPPPLSRSASGDSTSSDIFADLHRPAYSKPQDNDLFHFRDDEPDDEGDIFSDFAKPSSDQVKPTSLFDAGPTPNMFKSERQPEAANQNTETQAEKGVKKPVGGISLFGKNDTESIGAAILKRNQRKPSTSGEESGSDFKTEGTQPSEKNKTEKDIFDDLFARSEPKKIAKDKINIVKDVQKEIVKKNEMKKVKNDNVGKEKIDLFNDNLFDDIDDIFTTNVVKMPTNNTKSIFDDDDDLFAEIAAPKVIKNEASSSNKKREALFDSEDELFSENVSKNVEKPVKTEKSIVKENSKLREPNNSLFDENDDLFNDVKSTNQLRDTKIMTIHDTKVVNTEYEIKKDKATTFKSTSLFGDDDEDDDHIFSETKVKSTVKIHDDENKKSNSDEVKNKIDNKINNNTINESVTKNPNLVENLVNNTNLPKTTEESPFKISGLLNKMMEASSSDDDLSDENFGDQSESPKDDKIQNINQQSIFDNDLDIDMFKERNNVEKGKDMSENLKGEKIVKDPYKNAIESAAKDNVKDATKDNLKDIKTTTPKDILKDTKATTAKDDIINATENLGKDNIRDMKANTATEALKNITEKDLLKDTTSSVEDIKGTTEKDNLKGEKEINDTKENLDDFTFNDILNIAQKDIKDSEPIEDGIFKKPKTQTGNNEIIPTSVTANIFSEILSEPPIFEKPKEPKKSKNVNALFDDDSDDESLFFKKDDVISDEKPPDFKPAQDRLFGIFTDEPPDDDFKAGHLDDDIFSTLPKPKIPQQNLPNSTTVKNVETTIPNNNFNIGDVLLNLPETTIEPPKLPISTSEVPENKIPIHEKLDSTIENLGTVLLDTDEKIDSVSEANLFESKKDKIPFQKGNPVEDMIKDTDDIFQDKSKIIVKKELKPEDLKSEEKDLTEKSEPKKVGKLKVGLNINVNALLPGASPKKTKINDQTDGQAQSQTQNLDKKVEKQDLDLPRSVSFDGNPDSEVLDNKLSKERPRIQVKRRPSTRRARKEAVRKSGIDFGDDSTDNSSSIDDAPKHTKNQPEIPKSENLDQIDGKNSESSNQIEDLDNKPIQTETQAEIQVETPKQDEIKPTYSRDIKSKVVYILNDEDIFDSPVEKSDPNPDKSENINSNVDLNPGVSTLGQVYDKTDKTEPKSSLFDDDDDDDEMFKGKTVKKQTIFDSDSDEELFGSKKEKVKVKEVKKDIKVKGNLFGDEDDDDDDLFGVKTKKVVEIKPQSSRSTVKETPKSSAPVFEDPLSMFGDDD